One Arthrobacter sp. StoSoilB20 DNA segment encodes these proteins:
- a CDS encoding glycoside hydrolase family 32 protein, whose protein sequence is MTELTHPFATVPQEELVARAEADPLRPRFHFVSPAGWLNDPNGVSQWDGTYHLFYQYNPEGAFHHRIQWGHATSTDLVSWEDQPVALEPSAGPDAEGCWSGVLVNDGGTPTLVYSGRSNDRELPCVAVGSADLMSWTKDPQNPVIAAPPVGVDITAYRDHCVWREGSVWRQLVGSGIRHRGGTAFLYESEDLRSWNYVGPLVIGDASQGDPSDTDWTGTMWECVDLFRAGTGSLGSAPAGNSPDVLVFSAWDDGETRHPLYWTGRYAGDAFEPEALHRLDYGGRFFYAPQSFQDEAGRRIMFGWMQEGRSDAAMVEAGWSGVMSLPRVTTVGQDGTLEFAPVPEIDKLRKNHASVPAQVLVGHGTPLDTGVSGNQLDLELELQLAPGGELRLGILASPDGAEETVIVLDRPADETLDGTLRLDRTRSSLDPLVDVEDKSGPLPMAEGRVRLRVLVDRSAVEIFANGKPLTARIYPTLGGGKVSLAASEGSVRLISFDAWSMAGIFEGTRSLLPEGK, encoded by the coding sequence ATGACTGAATTGACCCACCCGTTCGCCACCGTTCCGCAGGAGGAACTGGTGGCCCGCGCTGAAGCCGATCCCCTCAGGCCGCGCTTCCACTTTGTCTCCCCGGCCGGTTGGCTTAACGATCCCAATGGCGTCAGCCAGTGGGACGGCACCTACCACCTCTTTTACCAGTACAACCCTGAGGGTGCCTTCCACCACCGGATCCAGTGGGGGCACGCCACCAGCACCGACCTGGTCAGTTGGGAGGACCAACCTGTTGCCTTGGAGCCCTCCGCGGGACCGGACGCTGAAGGTTGCTGGTCCGGGGTGTTGGTCAACGACGGCGGTACGCCCACCCTGGTGTACTCCGGACGGTCCAACGACAGGGAGCTGCCCTGCGTCGCTGTAGGTTCCGCGGACCTGATGAGCTGGACCAAAGATCCCCAAAACCCCGTCATTGCCGCACCGCCCGTTGGGGTGGACATCACCGCCTACCGCGATCACTGTGTGTGGCGGGAGGGCTCTGTGTGGCGTCAACTGGTGGGTTCGGGAATCCGGCACCGCGGCGGCACGGCGTTTTTGTATGAATCAGAGGATCTCCGGTCCTGGAACTATGTGGGACCGTTGGTCATCGGCGATGCTTCCCAAGGTGATCCATCGGACACGGACTGGACCGGGACCATGTGGGAATGCGTAGACCTCTTCCGTGCAGGGACGGGATCGCTGGGTTCGGCACCTGCCGGCAACTCGCCAGATGTGCTGGTCTTTTCAGCCTGGGACGACGGCGAAACCCGCCACCCGCTGTACTGGACCGGCCGCTACGCCGGGGATGCCTTCGAGCCCGAGGCACTGCACCGGCTGGACTACGGAGGGCGGTTCTTCTACGCGCCCCAGTCATTCCAGGATGAGGCGGGCCGGCGGATCATGTTCGGCTGGATGCAGGAAGGGCGAAGCGACGCAGCCATGGTTGAGGCCGGCTGGTCCGGAGTGATGAGCCTGCCCCGGGTCACCACCGTGGGGCAGGACGGAACCCTGGAGTTCGCGCCGGTCCCCGAAATCGACAAGCTGCGCAAGAACCACGCCAGCGTGCCGGCCCAGGTGCTGGTGGGGCATGGAACGCCGTTGGATACGGGTGTGTCAGGGAACCAACTGGACCTTGAACTGGAGCTGCAACTCGCGCCAGGAGGGGAGCTGAGGCTGGGAATCCTCGCGTCCCCGGACGGCGCCGAGGAGACGGTGATCGTGCTGGACCGCCCGGCTGATGAAACGCTGGACGGCACCCTCCGCCTTGACCGCACCCGTAGCAGCCTGGACCCGTTGGTGGATGTGGAGGACAAGTCCGGACCCCTGCCCATGGCGGAAGGCCGTGTCCGCCTGCGCGTGCTGGTGGACCGGTCCGCCGTCGAAATTTTCGCCAACGGCAAGCCGCTCACTGCCCGGATCTACCCCACCCTCGGTGGCGGGAAGGTGAGCCTGGCTGCCAGCGAAGGTTCGGTGCGGTTGATTTCCTTTGATGCCTGGTCCATGGCCGGGATCTTCGAAGGCACCCGCAGCCTTTTGCCGGAAGGGAAGTGA